A DNA window from Camelina sativa cultivar DH55 chromosome 17, Cs, whole genome shotgun sequence contains the following coding sequences:
- the LOC104758230 gene encoding uncharacterized protein LOC104758230, with the protein MKQQRYLVVVFFILFSFLLFVNLSEGRSGGGGVAEEYWKKMMKNEPLPEPIKELLYNPFRTAEERFIQSFDTKSVVIIYHNPKE; encoded by the exons ATGAAGCAACAACGTTACTtggtcgtcgtcttcttcatccttttcAGCTTTCTTCTG TTTGTGAACCTGAGTGAAGGAAGATCAGGAGGTGGAGGAGTAGCAGAGGAGtattggaagaagatgatgaagaatgaACCGTTGCCCGAACCAATCAAAGAGCTTCTCTACAATCCGTTTAGGACCGCAGAAGAAAGGTTCATACAGAGTTTCGACACCAAATCTGTTGTCATCATCTACCACAACCCTAAGGAATAG